A genomic region of Leptospira barantonii contains the following coding sequences:
- a CDS encoding response regulator has translation MNFWLIDDDSIYIMIAKRFLEKDGRATKLRDFQDGEVALQELQSLSSTSEELPDAILLDINMPFMDGWQFLDEFKKIQGALAKKITIFMVSSSVDERDIVKANSFPEVKGYLSKPLTQDHIQKLYSELA, from the coding sequence ATGAACTTCTGGTTGATCGATGATGATTCCATTTATATCATGATCGCAAAGCGATTCCTGGAAAAAGACGGGAGAGCCACTAAGCTCCGCGATTTCCAAGATGGAGAAGTAGCTCTTCAGGAACTCCAAAGTTTAAGTTCTACGAGCGAAGAATTACCGGACGCGATCTTATTGGACATCAACATGCCCTTTATGGACGGTTGGCAATTTTTGGACGAGTTCAAAAAGATCCAGGGCGCTCTCGCTAAAAAGATCACGATCTTTATGGTAAGTTCTTCCGTGGATGAAAGGGATATCGTAAAAGCGAATTCTTTTCCGGAAGTCAAAGGTTATCTTTCCAAACCCCTCACTCAAGATCACATTCAAAAACTTTACAGCGAACTCGCGTAG